A single genomic interval of Flavobacteriales bacterium harbors:
- a CDS encoding DUF1801 domain-containing protein → MRIDASTCEAYFDALPEDRRAALTHVRRLVLRAFPRVTEELRNGLPTYLLDGTAFCAVGNQKSFMALYIMHHDLLDAFNKDLKAYDHGRSCIRFRRLEPETVELFDRIIKYTGSRFPDSRLNGGSKAEVRTR, encoded by the coding sequence ATGCGCATCGACGCCTCCACCTGCGAAGCCTACTTCGACGCCCTGCCGGAGGATCGGCGTGCCGCGCTCACGCACGTGCGACGCCTGGTGCTTCGCGCGTTCCCGCGTGTCACCGAGGAACTGCGCAACGGCCTGCCCACCTATCTGCTGGACGGGACGGCCTTCTGCGCGGTGGGCAACCAGAAGAGCTTCATGGCGCTCTACATCATGCATCACGACCTGCTCGACGCCTTCAACAAGGACCTGAAGGCGTATGACCACGGGCGTTCGTGCATCCGCTTCCGCCGGCTGGAGCCGGAGACCGTCGAACTGTTCGACCGGATCATCAAGTACACCGGAAGCCGCTTTCCGGACAGCCGGCTGAACGGCGGCTCCAAGGCGGAGGTCCGCACGCGGTGA
- a CDS encoding alanine/ornithine racemase family PLP-dependent enzyme, whose translation MAYLKLYRDKLRRNHAVLQRWFDGNGIAWGVVTKLLCGNRTYLQELVDLGITEMHDTRISNLKAIKAIAPQVQTVYIKPPAKRSLSSVVRYADVSFNTDLFTIKGLSEEAVRQGRHHKIIIMVEMGDLREGVMGEHLTDFYAQVFQLPGIEIIGLGTNLNCLNGIMPSADKLIQLSLYKQLIEARFDRVIPWVSGGTTVTVPLLLNKELPKGVNHFRIGEALFFGADLFTGGLLPGMESDVFKLFAEVIELYEKPVVPIGVQAENPSGHKPEFDEADRGRTSYRAILDIGLLDVQPGFLIPEDEHVHIIEASSDMLVVDLGDSPHDYRVGAVMSFRLRYMGALGVMNSRYIDKVVE comes from the coding sequence ATGGCCTACCTGAAGCTCTATCGCGACAAGCTGCGGAGGAACCACGCCGTGCTGCAGCGCTGGTTCGACGGCAACGGCATCGCGTGGGGTGTGGTCACCAAGCTGCTCTGCGGCAACCGCACCTACCTGCAGGAGCTGGTGGACCTGGGCATCACCGAGATGCACGACACGCGCATCAGCAACCTGAAGGCGATCAAGGCCATCGCGCCCCAGGTGCAGACCGTCTACATCAAGCCGCCCGCCAAGCGCAGCCTGTCCAGCGTGGTGCGCTATGCGGACGTGAGCTTCAACACGGACCTCTTCACCATCAAGGGGCTGAGCGAGGAGGCGGTGAGGCAGGGCCGCCATCACAAGATCATCATCATGGTGGAGATGGGCGACCTGCGCGAGGGCGTCATGGGCGAGCACCTCACGGACTTCTACGCGCAGGTGTTCCAGCTTCCGGGGATCGAGATCATCGGGCTGGGCACCAACCTCAACTGCCTCAACGGCATCATGCCGAGCGCGGACAAGCTCATCCAGCTCAGCCTCTACAAGCAGCTCATCGAGGCCCGCTTCGACCGGGTGATCCCCTGGGTGAGCGGCGGCACCACCGTCACCGTGCCCCTGCTGCTGAACAAGGAATTACCCAAGGGAGTGAACCACTTCCGCATCGGTGAGGCCCTGTTCTTCGGAGCCGATCTCTTCACCGGTGGCTTGCTGCCCGGCATGGAGTCCGATGTGTTCAAGCTCTTCGCCGAGGTGATCGAGCTCTACGAGAAGCCGGTGGTGCCCATCGGGGTGCAGGCGGAGAATCCGTCGGGTCACAAGCCGGAATTCGACGAGGCGGACCGGGGACGCACGTCGTACCGGGCCATCCTCGACATCGGCCTGCTCGATGTGCAACCGGGCTTCCTCATCCCCGAGGACGAGCATGTGCACATCATCGAGGCCAGCAGCGACATGCTGGTGGTCGATCTGGGCGACAGCCCGCACGACTACCGGGTGGGCGCGGTGATGAGCTTCAGGTTGCGGTACATGGGCGCGCTGGGCGTGATGAACTCCCGCTACATCGACAAGGTGGTGGAGTAG
- the alr gene encoding alanine racemase translates to MFETSTITISRSALRRNLAFLRQRLNGARLCSVVKGNAYGHGLDAFIPLAMEEGVDYFGVYSADEAWHVVEHLRKCPDLFIMGMVEVDGLAWAVEHGVEFCVHDRHRLEQAIGEAGRQKRKARIHIEVETGMHRTGFDRTALGPALDLMRAHDEHIELVGLFTHFAGAESSSNDQRVTAQMAHFQQALDRSHLAGLHPTYAHQACSAAVMNYPHTVGPMARVGIMQYGFWPNQETWFRYSAVSGVSTDPLKRLIGWKSRVMAITRVAAGGFIGYGTSSEAAHDMRIAVVPVGYAHGFDRGLSNLGRVLVHGQQARVAGIVNMNAISVDITDIPGVEKGDEVVLIGEQGDHRITVASFSELSEQLNYELLTRLPRDIPRTVIP, encoded by the coding sequence ATGTTCGAAACGAGCACCATCACCATCAGCCGTAGTGCGCTGCGAAGGAACCTCGCCTTCCTGCGTCAGCGGCTCAACGGCGCGCGGTTGTGCAGCGTGGTGAAGGGCAATGCGTACGGGCATGGCCTGGACGCCTTCATCCCGCTGGCCATGGAAGAGGGCGTCGACTACTTCGGGGTGTACTCCGCCGATGAAGCGTGGCATGTGGTGGAGCACCTGCGGAAGTGCCCGGACCTCTTCATCATGGGCATGGTGGAGGTCGATGGCCTGGCCTGGGCGGTGGAGCATGGCGTGGAGTTCTGTGTGCACGACCGGCACCGGCTGGAGCAGGCCATCGGCGAGGCGGGCAGGCAGAAGCGCAAGGCGCGCATCCACATCGAGGTGGAGACCGGCATGCACCGCACCGGCTTCGACCGCACCGCGCTGGGACCCGCGCTGGACCTGATGCGCGCGCATGACGAGCACATCGAGCTGGTGGGCCTCTTCACCCATTTCGCCGGGGCGGAGAGCAGCAGCAACGATCAGCGCGTCACCGCCCAGATGGCGCACTTCCAACAGGCGCTCGACCGATCCCATCTGGCCGGCCTGCATCCGACCTATGCCCACCAGGCGTGCAGTGCGGCCGTGATGAACTATCCGCATACGGTGGGGCCGATGGCGCGCGTCGGCATCATGCAGTACGGCTTCTGGCCCAACCAGGAGACGTGGTTCCGCTACAGCGCGGTGAGCGGTGTGTCCACCGATCCGCTCAAGCGCCTCATCGGCTGGAAGAGCCGCGTCATGGCCATCACCAGGGTGGCGGCGGGCGGCTTCATCGGATATGGGACGAGCAGTGAAGCGGCGCACGACATGCGCATCGCCGTGGTGCCGGTGGGCTACGCGCACGGCTTCGACCGCGGGCTCAGCAACCTGGGCCGTGTGCTGGTGCACGGGCAGCAGGCACGGGTCGCCGGCATCGTCAACATGAACGCCATCAGCGTGGACATCACCGACATCCCGGGAGTGGAGAAGGGTGACGAGGTCGTCCTCATCGGTGAGCAGGGCGACCATCGCATCACGGTGGCCAGCTTCAGCGAACTGAGCGAACAGCTCAACTACGAGCTGCTCACGCGCCTGCCGCGCGACATCCCCCGGACGGTCATCCCCTGA
- a CDS encoding sodium:solute symporter family protein translates to MHWIDAGIFLLYMVLLVAVGVFHMRRNSSAEDYFVSGRNMGRWHIGLSVVATDVGGGFSIGLGGLGFAMGLSGSWMLFTGLIGAWLAAVLPIPRVYALGSAQRLLTFPQLFGHYYDGRVALVAGFISVVGYLGFTSSQILAGAKLASAAVVGLDLHTALVVMGAIAIVYTALGGMSAVIHTDTVQWVVLLAGLIFVALPLSWQAVGGWEVISATLAPELLALDHIRPVQLLNWAITIVPIWFVGMTLYQRIYASRSEREARQAWFIAGLFEWPVMAFLGVVLGLLARVAAEQGMFAALFPLGAGEMDPEIGLPLLLRTILPVGLMGVVLAAYFSAILSTADSCLMAASGNLLTDIVLRKRQDMPVKRQLRLSQVFTLVLGLVALVLAGTMENVLTLMLHSYAFMVSGLLVPLVAAVFFGQRHAPAALASMVVGGGTTLALTTLAVPLPLGLDANIFGIVASSLCFTSVVRLVPGRAAGIPAP, encoded by the coding sequence TTGCACTGGATCGACGCCGGTATTTTCCTCCTTTACATGGTCCTCCTGGTGGCCGTGGGTGTGTTCCACATGCGGAGGAATTCCAGCGCCGAGGACTACTTCGTCAGCGGACGCAACATGGGCCGCTGGCACATCGGGTTGTCCGTGGTGGCCACCGATGTGGGCGGTGGATTCTCCATCGGTCTGGGTGGGCTCGGCTTCGCGATGGGCCTCAGCGGCTCCTGGATGCTCTTCACCGGATTGATCGGCGCCTGGCTCGCCGCCGTGCTGCCGATCCCGCGGGTGTACGCGCTGGGTAGTGCACAGCGGCTGCTCACCTTTCCCCAGCTCTTCGGCCATTACTACGACGGCCGTGTCGCGCTTGTCGCGGGCTTCATCTCGGTGGTCGGTTACCTGGGCTTCACCAGTTCGCAGATCCTGGCCGGTGCCAAGCTCGCCTCCGCGGCCGTGGTGGGCCTCGACCTGCATACGGCACTGGTGGTGATGGGCGCCATCGCCATCGTCTACACGGCGCTGGGTGGCATGAGCGCGGTGATCCACACCGATACCGTGCAATGGGTGGTGCTGCTGGCCGGCTTGATCTTCGTTGCGCTCCCGCTGTCGTGGCAGGCCGTGGGTGGTTGGGAGGTGATCAGCGCCACGCTGGCACCCGAGCTGCTGGCCTTGGACCACATTCGGCCGGTACAACTGCTCAACTGGGCCATCACCATCGTGCCCATCTGGTTCGTGGGCATGACGCTCTACCAGCGCATCTACGCCAGCCGCAGTGAACGCGAGGCCCGGCAGGCCTGGTTCATCGCCGGGCTGTTCGAGTGGCCGGTGATGGCCTTCCTGGGTGTCGTCCTCGGCCTGCTGGCGCGGGTGGCGGCCGAACAGGGGATGTTCGCAGCGCTCTTCCCGCTCGGTGCGGGCGAGATGGACCCCGAGATCGGTCTGCCGCTGCTGCTGCGCACCATCCTGCCGGTCGGCTTGATGGGCGTGGTGCTCGCCGCCTACTTCAGCGCCATCCTGTCCACAGCCGACAGCTGCCTGATGGCGGCCAGCGGCAACCTGCTCACGGACATCGTGCTGCGGAAGCGGCAGGACATGCCGGTGAAGCGGCAGCTCCGGTTATCGCAGGTCTTCACATTGGTGCTCGGGCTGGTGGCCCTGGTCCTGGCCGGCACCATGGAGAACGTGCTCACGCTGATGTTGCACAGCTACGCCTTCATGGTCAGCGGTCTGTTGGTACCGCTGGTAGCCGCGGTCTTCTTCGGGCAGCGGCACGCACCGGCCGCGCTTGCATCCATGGTGGTCGGCGGGGGCACCACCCTGGCGCTCACCACGCTCGCCGTACCGCTTCCGCTGGGCTTGGACGCCAACATCTTCGGGATCGTGGCTTCCTCCCTTTGTTTCACCTCGGTGGTGCGCCTTGTTCCGGGGCGCGCCGCCGGCATACCCGCCCCTTGA
- a CDS encoding CoA transferase, which yields MLHQADVLVTNHLSGDAEKLGLSRDRVRSLNPRLVHGHIAGFADRSDRPAFDVVLQAETGYISMTGTDREHLAKLPIALVDVLAAHQLKEGILLALIQRASTGRGAFVEVSLEEAALSGLINQASNQLMTGHVAAPIGTLHPNIAPYGELFPCLDGGRIILAVGSDTQFSNLCEVLDRGALATDPRFRTNRDRVVHRAALAEALAPAIALHRRDTLLAALQAAQVPAGAVRALDEVMGSPAARAMTLSSTIDGVMTHRIRGNAFRISEL from the coding sequence TTGCTGCACCAAGCGGACGTGCTGGTGACCAACCACCTGTCCGGCGATGCGGAGAAGCTCGGCCTGTCGCGCGATCGGGTGCGGTCCCTGAACCCGCGGCTCGTGCACGGCCACATTGCCGGTTTCGCCGACCGCAGTGACCGGCCCGCCTTCGATGTGGTGCTGCAGGCCGAGACCGGCTACATCAGCATGACCGGCACGGACCGTGAACACCTGGCGAAGCTGCCCATCGCCTTGGTGGATGTGCTCGCCGCGCACCAGTTGAAGGAGGGCATCCTGCTGGCCCTGATCCAACGCGCCTCCACCGGCCGCGGGGCCTTCGTGGAGGTGTCCCTGGAGGAGGCCGCGCTCAGCGGGCTCATCAACCAGGCCAGCAATCAGCTGATGACGGGCCACGTGGCCGCTCCGATCGGGACGCTGCACCCCAACATCGCACCGTACGGGGAACTGTTCCCCTGCCTGGACGGTGGACGCATCATCCTCGCGGTGGGCAGCGATACCCAGTTCAGCAACCTCTGCGAGGTGCTGGATCGCGGCGCGCTCGCCACCGATCCCCGCTTCCGCACCAACCGCGACCGCGTGGTGCACCGCGCCGCCCTGGCCGAAGCACTGGCGCCCGCGATCGCGCTCCACCGGCGCGACACGCTGCTTGCCGCCCTGCAGGCCGCCCAGGTGCCGGCCGGTGCGGTGCGCGCCCTCGACGAGGTGATGGGCTCCCCCGCCGCGCGCGCCATGACGCTGTCCTCCACCATTGACGGGGTGATGACGCACCGCATCCGCGGCAACGCCTTCCGCATCAGCGAGCTTTAA
- a CDS encoding phosphoribosyltransferase has product MHEEHHRERDVVLVGISGRGIKLAARLAQLLADIAPFTVDVLELTLDKDAPHAHPIGLSAPPERLKGRAVVLVDDVLMSGRTLMHAAAHLVQVPVKRLTTVVLVDRRHRTFPIRADIVGLTLSTTLQEHISVELGRRDKVQLS; this is encoded by the coding sequence TTGCACGAGGAACACCATCGCGAGCGCGATGTGGTGCTCGTGGGCATCAGCGGCCGCGGCATCAAGCTGGCCGCACGCCTCGCCCAGCTGCTGGCGGACATCGCACCGTTCACCGTCGACGTCCTCGAACTGACCCTTGACAAGGATGCTCCACACGCGCATCCCATCGGCCTCTCCGCTCCGCCGGAGCGCTTGAAGGGCCGGGCGGTGGTGCTGGTGGACGATGTGCTCATGAGCGGCCGCACCCTGATGCATGCGGCGGCGCACCTCGTGCAGGTGCCCGTGAAGCGCCTTACCACCGTGGTGCTGGTGGACCGGAGGCATCGCACCTTCCCGATCCGGGCGGACATCGTGGGGCTCACCCTCAGCACCACCCTGCAGGAGCACATCAGCGTGGAGCTGGGCCGCCGCGACAAGGTTCAGCTCTCCTGA
- a CDS encoding methyltransferase domain-containing protein: MQLDRNFWEERYQAGDTGWDLGAPSTPLRAYLDQLTDKDLRLLFPGAGRAYEAEHAHRLGFRNVFVIDLTDAPFKDLLARCPDFPKEHLLVGDLFRHEGSYDRIIEQTCFCALDPVLRPDYVRAMHRMLRPGGKLVGVLFDDPLNSDRPPFGGSQVEYEALFKPVFPRVRFTACHNSIAPRSGRELWIEAPRD; encoded by the coding sequence ATGCAACTGGATCGGAACTTCTGGGAGGAGCGCTATCAGGCCGGCGACACCGGCTGGGACCTTGGTGCGCCTTCCACCCCGCTGAGGGCCTATCTCGATCAGCTGACGGACAAGGACCTGCGCCTGTTGTTCCCCGGCGCGGGCCGCGCCTACGAGGCGGAACACGCCCACCGCCTCGGCTTCCGGAACGTGTTCGTGATCGACCTCACCGACGCGCCCTTCAAGGACCTGCTCGCCCGCTGCCCCGACTTCCCGAAGGAACACCTCCTGGTGGGCGATCTCTTCCGGCACGAAGGCAGCTACGACCGCATCATCGAACAGACCTGCTTCTGCGCGCTCGACCCGGTGTTGCGACCGGACTATGTGCGCGCCATGCATCGCATGCTGCGGCCCGGCGGCAAGCTGGTCGGTGTGCTGTTCGACGATCCGCTGAACAGCGACAGGCCTCCCTTCGGAGGCTCGCAGGTGGAGTACGAGGCCTTGTTCAAGCCCGTGTTCCCACGGGTGCGTTTCACGGCCTGCCACAACTCCATCGCGCCGCGCAGTGGCCGTGAACTGTGGATCGAGGCGCCGCGCGACTGA
- a CDS encoding sulfite exporter TauE/SafE family protein gives MELLWFALLLVLAEVLGTVGGFGSSMLVMPIAGWFLPFTEALGLTAVFHVFSNVSKVILFRQGFSWRVFLPMVLPAVGGVYIGARLTGVADGSMLTLLLGVLLVLLSGVFLLFPTARVEPTMRNAVLGGGLSGLVAGLVGTGGAIRGVTLAAFGLERSAFVCTSAWIDLGVDLTRSVVYIEQGYVNERVWTWLPVLAAVSVVGSWAGRSLLRRIPQDRFRTWVLLLVMLIGLYLLGRQAWPFLLAAI, from the coding sequence ATGGAGCTGTTGTGGTTCGCACTGCTGTTGGTGCTGGCCGAAGTGCTGGGCACGGTGGGCGGCTTCGGCTCGAGCATGCTGGTGATGCCCATCGCGGGATGGTTCCTGCCCTTCACCGAGGCCCTCGGGCTCACCGCGGTGTTCCACGTGTTCAGCAATGTGTCCAAAGTGATCCTGTTCCGTCAGGGCTTCTCATGGCGGGTGTTCCTGCCGATGGTGCTGCCCGCGGTGGGCGGGGTGTACATCGGAGCCCGGCTCACCGGCGTGGCCGATGGGTCGATGCTCACGCTGCTCCTGGGCGTGCTGCTGGTGCTGCTCAGCGGGGTGTTCCTGCTCTTCCCCACCGCCCGGGTGGAGCCCACCATGCGCAACGCCGTGCTCGGCGGTGGCCTCTCCGGGCTGGTGGCCGGACTGGTGGGCACGGGTGGTGCGATCCGCGGGGTCACCCTCGCCGCGTTCGGTCTGGAGCGATCGGCGTTCGTCTGCACATCGGCCTGGATCGATCTCGGGGTCGACCTCACCAGGTCGGTGGTCTACATCGAGCAGGGCTACGTGAACGAACGGGTATGGACCTGGCTCCCGGTGCTGGCGGCGGTGAGCGTGGTGGGTTCGTGGGCGGGCCGTTCGCTGCTGCGCCGCATCCCGCAGGACCGGTTCAGGACCTGGGTGCTGCTGTTGGTGATGCTGATCGGCCTGTACCTCCTGGGCCGTCAGGCATGGCCGTTCCTGCTGGCCGCCATCTGA
- a CDS encoding amidohydrolase, protein MKRTSIPSPVNDGLLRKLVYLRRELHAHPETAMEEHRTADRIKRYLEVLAPDALLTHVGGTGVLARFDGGSSGPALLFRCELDALPIEEENDFAHRSTIEGRSHKCGHDGHMAILCGLAERLAAERPASGRVWLLFQPAEENGLGAEAVLADPRVKGMRFDRVFALHNLPGVPRGTVMLRPESFTAAVNSIIITLKGRTSHAAEPEHGINPAAAMSELITRSLALDHNVPADAHMRVVTPVHARLGSKDYGISAGSAEVHLTLRCWHDAELERLQREVEAIANEVSVRHRLKLDITYTQHFHANRNDAATVDLVREAVEAEGLAHREPEHPFKFGEDFGLFTQRFPGCMFGLGAGRERPPCTIPTTTSPRTSSRRASPCSSGSSAN, encoded by the coding sequence ATGAAGAGGACGAGCATCCCTTCCCCAGTGAACGATGGCCTGCTTCGGAAGCTGGTCTACCTGCGTCGAGAACTGCACGCCCATCCGGAGACCGCCATGGAGGAGCACCGGACCGCGGACCGCATCAAGCGCTACCTCGAAGTGCTGGCCCCCGATGCCCTGCTCACGCACGTGGGCGGAACGGGTGTGCTCGCGCGATTCGACGGCGGCTCGAGCGGTCCCGCGCTGCTCTTCCGCTGCGAGCTCGATGCGCTGCCCATCGAGGAGGAGAACGACTTCGCGCACCGCTCCACGATCGAGGGCCGGTCGCACAAGTGCGGGCACGATGGCCACATGGCGATCCTGTGCGGGCTGGCCGAGCGGCTCGCGGCCGAACGACCGGCGAGCGGCAGGGTCTGGCTGCTGTTCCAGCCGGCCGAGGAGAACGGCCTGGGTGCCGAGGCAGTGCTGGCGGATCCGCGCGTGAAGGGGATGCGGTTCGATCGCGTGTTCGCGCTGCACAACCTGCCGGGTGTTCCCAGGGGAACCGTGATGCTGCGTCCGGAGAGCTTCACAGCAGCCGTCAACAGCATCATCATCACGCTGAAGGGCAGGACCTCGCATGCCGCCGAACCCGAGCACGGCATCAATCCGGCGGCCGCGATGAGCGAGCTCATCACCCGCAGCCTGGCGCTGGACCACAACGTGCCGGCCGATGCGCACATGCGGGTGGTCACCCCCGTGCATGCACGCCTCGGCAGCAAGGACTACGGCATCAGCGCGGGCTCCGCCGAGGTGCATCTCACCCTGCGCTGCTGGCATGATGCCGAACTCGAGCGCTTGCAGCGCGAGGTGGAGGCCATCGCCAACGAAGTGAGCGTCCGGCACCGGCTGAAGCTCGACATCACCTACACCCAGCACTTCCACGCCAACCGCAACGATGCCGCCACGGTGGACCTGGTGCGCGAGGCCGTGGAGGCGGAGGGGCTCGCTCACCGGGAGCCGGAGCATCCCTTCAAGTTCGGCGAGGATTTCGGGCTCTTCACCCAGCGCTTCCCCGGTTGCATGTTCGGGCTGGGGGCGGGGAGGGAACGCCCGCCCTGCACAATCCCGACTACGACTTCCCCGAGGACCTCATCCCGCAGGGCATCGCCGTGTTCGAGCGGATCGTCCGCCAACTGA
- a CDS encoding shikimate kinase — protein MRIVLTGPMCAGKTRVGRALADRLGLPFADLDRMAEERIGGPIVPFFTRQGEQAFRELESELLHAWLADGAPGVLAAGGGTLADPVNMTAALNAATVVLLQVGEDELVRRVMRAGRDRPLYLGLDEAGVRQRTRELLEARGPIMRTPRSPWTPRRPWRRSRAGSSSPWALVRRAEPCRGGPAPR, from the coding sequence GTGCGGATCGTGCTCACCGGACCGATGTGCGCGGGGAAGACCCGGGTGGGCCGCGCCCTGGCCGACCGCCTCGGGCTTCCGTTCGCCGACCTGGACCGCATGGCCGAGGAGCGCATCGGCGGGCCCATCGTGCCCTTCTTCACCCGCCAGGGGGAGCAGGCGTTCCGTGAGCTGGAAAGCGAGCTGCTCCACGCATGGCTTGCGGACGGCGCACCCGGCGTGCTGGCCGCCGGCGGGGGAACGCTGGCGGATCCGGTCAACATGACCGCTGCGTTGAACGCGGCCACGGTCGTTCTCCTGCAGGTGGGCGAGGATGAACTGGTCCGCCGGGTGATGCGCGCGGGGCGCGATCGTCCGCTGTACCTGGGCCTTGACGAGGCCGGCGTGCGGCAACGCACCCGGGAGCTGCTGGAGGCCCGTGGGCCGATCATGCGCACGCCACGATCACCGTGGACGCCGAGGCGGCCGTGGAGGAGGTCGCGCGCCGGATCGTCGTCGCCCTGGGCCTTGGTCAGGAGAGCTGAACCTTGTCGCGGCGGCCCAGCTCCACGCTGA
- the rlmD gene encoding 23S rRNA (uracil(1939)-C(5))-methyltransferase RlmD, translating into MPRRASRTAEEVAAVPITGWGANGKALARLDGLVVFVTGAVPGDTADLRIHTRKKSFAEASATRIVEPSPDRVQPFCRHFGSCGGCKWQDLDYAKQLEFKRQQAIDNLERLGGLELPEVQPTLPSPATRGYRNKLEFTASAHRWFTHAELRTMGDIADRNALGFHIPQRFDRVLQVDECHLQPAPSDAVRNFLRAKAAELGMSFYNIRAHQGGLRTVMVRTTLTGECMVLVAFGEDRPEQRTALLDALLDAFPQLTSVLWTVNTKRNDTLWDLDIQVHAGRDHLVEVFTDAATGRALRYRIGPKSFFQTNPAQAQAMYALTRELAGLTGTERVYDLYSGAGTISLYVAGRAAQVVGAEIVPEAVEDAWANARLNGITNVHFEAGDLRHLLDATFVQRNGRPDVVITDPPRAGMHEDVVMRLREMAPPRIVYVSCNPATQARDLALLNDHYRVTFVRPVDMFPHTFHVENIVRLDRR; encoded by the coding sequence ATGCCGCGCCGCGCGTCCCGTACCGCCGAAGAGGTGGCCGCCGTACCCATCACGGGCTGGGGCGCCAACGGCAAGGCCCTGGCTCGGTTGGATGGACTGGTGGTCTTCGTCACCGGCGCGGTGCCCGGCGACACGGCCGACCTGCGGATCCACACCCGCAAGAAGAGCTTCGCCGAGGCGTCGGCCACCCGCATCGTGGAGCCCAGCCCCGACCGGGTGCAACCCTTCTGCCGGCACTTCGGCAGCTGCGGCGGCTGCAAGTGGCAGGACCTGGACTATGCGAAGCAGCTCGAGTTCAAGCGCCAGCAGGCGATCGACAACCTGGAGCGCCTCGGCGGGCTGGAGCTGCCGGAGGTGCAGCCCACCCTGCCCTCGCCCGCCACGCGCGGCTACCGCAACAAGCTCGAGTTCACCGCCAGCGCGCACCGTTGGTTCACCCACGCCGAGCTGCGGACCATGGGCGACATCGCCGACCGCAACGCCCTGGGCTTCCACATCCCCCAGCGCTTCGACCGCGTGCTGCAGGTGGACGAGTGCCATCTGCAACCCGCCCCGAGCGACGCCGTGCGCAACTTCCTCCGCGCCAAGGCCGCCGAACTGGGCATGAGCTTCTACAACATCCGCGCGCACCAGGGCGGCCTGCGCACGGTGATGGTGCGGACCACCCTCACGGGCGAGTGCATGGTGCTTGTGGCCTTCGGCGAGGACCGGCCCGAACAGCGCACCGCCCTGCTCGATGCGCTGCTGGACGCCTTCCCGCAGCTCACCAGCGTGCTGTGGACGGTGAACACCAAGCGCAACGACACCCTCTGGGACCTCGACATCCAGGTGCACGCCGGGCGCGATCATCTGGTGGAGGTGTTCACCGATGCCGCCACGGGACGTGCGCTTCGCTACCGCATCGGGCCCAAGAGCTTCTTCCAGACCAACCCGGCCCAGGCGCAGGCCATGTACGCGCTCACCCGCGAGCTCGCGGGCCTCACGGGGACCGAGCGGGTCTACGACCTGTACAGCGGGGCGGGCACCATCAGCCTGTACGTGGCCGGCCGGGCGGCGCAGGTGGTGGGCGCGGAGATCGTGCCCGAGGCGGTGGAGGACGCCTGGGCCAACGCCCGGCTGAACGGCATCACCAACGTGCACTTCGAGGCGGGCGACCTGAGGCACCTGCTGGACGCCACCTTCGTGCAGCGGAACGGCCGTCCGGACGTGGTGATCACCGACCCGCCGCGCGCGGGCATGCACGAGGACGTGGTGATGCGCCTGCGCGAGATGGCCCCGCCCCGCATCGTGTACGTGAGCTGCAACCCCGCCACCCAGGCCCGCGACCTGGCCCTGCTGAACGACCACTACCGCGTCACCTTCGTGCGACCGGTGGACATGTTCCCGCACACCTTCCACGTGGAGAACATCGTCCGCCTGGACCGCCGCTGA